The following proteins come from a genomic window of Phacochoerus africanus isolate WHEZ1 chromosome 9, ROS_Pafr_v1, whole genome shotgun sequence:
- the C9H14orf119 gene encoding uncharacterized protein C14orf119 homolog yields the protein MPLESSSSSMPLSFPSPLPSVPDNISDSSPPPMSYITSQEMKCILHWFASWSGPQRERFLQDLVAKAVPGKLQPLLESLEQLSVSGANRPPCIFECQLRLWDQWFRGWAEQERNEFVRQLEISEPDFVAKFYQAVAATAGKD from the coding sequence ATGCCACTGGAATCATCTTCCTCTTCGATGCCACTGTCTTTCCCTTCTCCCTTACCCTCGGTACCAGACAATATTTCTGACTCTTCCCCTCCTCCAATGTCTTACATCACTTCCCAGGAGATGAAATGTATTCTTCATTGGTTTGCCAGCTGGTCAGGTCCTCAGCGTGAACGTTTCCTACAGGACCTGGTTGCTAAGGCAGTACCAGGAAAATTACAGCCACTGCTGGAAAGTCTAGAGCAGCTTAGTGTGTCTGGAGCAAACCGACCACCTTGTATCTTTGAGTGCCAGCTACGTCTTTGGGATCAGTGGTTTCGAGGTTGGGCTGAGCAGGAGCGCAATGAATTTGTCAGGCAGCTGGAGATCAGTGAGCCAGACTTTGTGGCAAAGTTTTACCAAGCAGTGGCTGCTACAGCTGGTAAAGACTGA